A single region of the Podospora pseudopauciseta strain CBS 411.78 chromosome 1, whole genome shotgun sequence genome encodes:
- the FOL1 gene encoding trifunctional dihydropteroate synthetase (EggNog:ENOG503NUR7; BUSCO:EOG09260LJ8; COG:H) encodes MKSFTRIAAGSLRQPRQSLPSARHVCHSCQNLRLSRIEQRQFSQTAPSLTDSFGFKKYTLPRSFKPKEVNLPAKMASPPPPDPARKRLAYIALGSNLGDRIGWIEKACAELDARGIKVKRTSSLWETEPMYVLDQDRFVNGACEVETTLEPLALLDALQDIENSLGRKKIIDKGPRNIDLDILLYDNTKFNHERLTIPHIGIPEREFVLKPLAELIPDKPLDPDRPWTLTRDLLDALPSSTTPITTMTPLSAHHPPIMALNPARKTHVMGILNMTPDSFSDGGQNTSLEEQTLISNIRSFLDAGATMIDVGGQSTAPNCPEVSVEEELNRVLPAIKLIRSHFSDRPVLISVDTYRASVAEAAVAAGADIVNDVSGGSMDPEMLPTVARLGTTICLMHMRGTPATMNNLAEYPDSEGGLIGGIAKELVERVAAAETAGVRRWRIVLDPGLGFAKVGWQNVDVLRHLDELRFWPGLQGLPWLVGSSRKSFIGRVTGVPTPKERIWGTAATVAAAVQGGADVVRVHDVREMAQVVAMADAIWRY; translated from the exons ATGAAGAGCTTCACACGTATCGCCGCAGGGTCATTGAGACAACCCCGACAAAGTTTACCTAGTGCCAGACATGTATGCCATTCCTGCCAGAACCTGCGCCTAAGCAGGATTGAACAGCGGCAATTTTCCCAGACAGCACCGTCTTTAACAGATTCGTTCGGCTTCAAAAAATATACTCTCCCGCGCAGCTTTAAGCCCAAGGAAGTAAACCTGCCTGCCAAGATGGCCAGCCCGCCTCCCCCAGATCCGGCGCGGAAGCGGCTGGCATATATCGCCCTGGGAAGCAACTTGGGGGATCGTATTGGCTGGATAGAAAAGGCCTGCGCCGAGCTGGATGCGCGGGGCATCAAGGTCAAGCGCACAAGCAGCCTGTGGGAGACGGAGCCCATGTATGTGCTAGACCAGGATAGATTCGTCAATGGTGCCTGTGAG GTTGAGACAACTCTTGAGCCACTTGCCCTTCTGGATGCTCTCCAAGATATCGAGAACTCCCTTGGTCGCAAAAAGATCATTGACAAGGGCCCGCGTAACATTGACCTCGATATCCTTCTCTATGACAACACCAAGTTCAACCATGAGCGCCTCACAATTCCTCACATTGGAATCCCGGAAAGGGAGTTTGTCTTGAAGCCTCTTGCTGA ACTTATCCCCGACAAGCCTCTGGACCCCGACCGACCATGGACCCTAACCCGGGACTTACTTGATGCCCTGCCTTCTTCTACTACTCCTATCACCACTATGACCCCGTTGTCagcacaccacccccccatcatGGCTCTCAATCCAGCCCGGAAAACACACGTCATGGGCATCCTCAACATGACCCCTGACTCCTTTTCTGATGGCGGCCAAAACACATCCCTTGAGGAGCAAACTTTGATCTCCAACATACGATCCTTCTTGGACGCAGGCGCCACCATGATTGACGTTGGCGGGCAGTCAACCGCCCCTAACTGCCCCGAGGTTTCAGTAGAGGAAGAGCTCAACCGAGTGCTCCCGGCTATCAAGCTCATCCGCTCTCATTTCTCAGATAGGCCGGTGCTCATTAGTGTGGACACCTACCGAGCATCTGTCGCCGAGGCTGCCGTTGCCGCCGGCGCTGATATTGTGAACGATGTCTCTGGTGGAAGCATGGACCCGGAGATGTTGCCTACTGTTGCGAGGTTGGGGACAACCATCTGTCTGATGCACATGAGGGGGACACCGGCGACGATGAACAATCTTGCTGAGTACCCTGATTCTGAAGGAGGGCTCATCGGCGGGATTGCTAAGGAACTGGTGGAGAGGGTAGCGGCTGCCGAGACGGCTGGTGTTAGACGATGGAGGATCGTGCTTGACCCTGGGTTAGGCTTCGCCAAGGTTGGCTGGCAAAATGTCGATGTGCTGAGGCACTTGGATGAGCTCAGGTTCTGGCCTGGGTTGCAAGGTCTGCCGTGGCTTGTCGGGTCCAGCAGGAAGAGCTTCATTGGGAGGGTGACAGGCGTACCGACGCCGAAGGAGAGAATATGGGGCACGGCCGCGACAGTTGCGGCTGCTGTTCAAGGAGGAGCGGACGTGGTGAGGGTCCATGATGTCAGGGAGATGGCGCAGGTGGTAGCGATGGCGGATGCTATCTGGCGGTATTGA